The genomic interval AAGGTGGAAGAACACTCTTGACTTAAATGTATTCATGGAGCTCCCTCTGTTGGATGGAGATGGACTCCAACTAAGAAACCatattcttttcttttattattattattattttttttaaattctttaaatttattttcttttattcttttttttcctttaaatttatttatttattttttctttaaatttattTCTGTAAACCTCCCAAAACCAGTTTGACCAGGCTGCATTTGCAATaaattcatttatatttcaagaaaaaaaatacaattaactcACAGGATGCCTTTGTTGGTGTTAGATGTTCCATCCATCTAAAGAAGGAGGTCTGGCAGcccaccctcccagttcaaatagattgtatggcttccattgacagcgATTGGCGTCCTAtctatttgaattgggagggttggcagcaaatgttaAGTCATTGCCATcctcctagttcaaatggattgaatgttgAACATGCATTGGACAGCTGTCAGGGATGGCGGTAGTCttatctatttgaagtgggagggttggcaagatatgaatgaatgtttattttctgacgtcctcccagttcaaatggattggacgacaattagtgaaaaagtcattttaatatcAATCAACATGAAGGGCAGTGAAATAGTCCACATTTCTTGCTATAAAAACATAGCAACGAGTACTACTAGTTTTACAGAGAGCAAAGAAAACgatatttaaatacaaatatgatAAGTGGTTAGCGGATCGACCCTACAGTTCTAGGATCGGGGGTTCGATTCtaggtccagcacccccactaCCCTTGAGAagataagtggttcggaaaatgaatgaatgaattcacatATAATATTCATTCTGTTCCATCCGTCCATGTTAAACAACAGTAATACAGGTGAGTTGGTATAAGACAAAACCAAACCAACTTTAAATGGCAACGTGTTTCTttcaaaaacagtaaaactAACCTAAAAAAAGTACTGTATTAGTCAATAATACTTTTAATTATCAGAGGGAAAAATATTGATGTATCAAATGACCCTCTACTATTTGTATCCCAAAAATAACACGTCAATCCGATTTAATCAACTCATTTTTCTGCAGGTAAATGGAGTGATCACACCATGAGGAACTGTTGCACAAAGATCTTATCAAAGCTCCATGGCAAGAGTTTTCAACTGGAACACACGAGAGAGAACTAGGAAACTTCTCAAAGAAGGTAAATCGTCATGCAGTGTTGTAAATGATGGTGGCTGTTCACTTTGTCTAAAATCTGCAAACCACATAGAATTGTCTTTGATGGCAAGCATTCTGGTCGACATCAAAACATAATaatattcaagttttttttatttttaatttccatATATTTAACGCAGCAGTCTGGCATAATGTTACTTTTagagaccccccaaaaaaacgtttGAACACTTGGGCCCTCACGCTACTGTTTTATTATTGGTCACAATAAAACTACTTGAAGCACTGAATATTGGTTTGAAGAggcaccaaaaaaacaaaaacaaaaaacaaacactagccCACTAAggatcaagcggttcagaaaatgagatgagactagcCCACTAGTGGCAGCGAACAGAGCTGCACGACATTTGGGCTCCAGCATGGAGTGGGAGGCGGCGACCTGCAGCGAGCATCGTCGCTTCTCATCTCTCTTTCTCGTTATGTGTTTATTGTGAGGAAGGAGCACCTAACGGAGCCGGGAGAAATGGAGAGCGAACGCCGAAGGAAGTGGAAGGCCAGGTTCGCTCTCCGCCGAGACATCTTGAAGGAGTTCCTGGCCGAGTTCCTGGGGATATTTGTCCTGATAGTGAGTAGCCGTCCCGTCGCTGGCTCGGCTCGGCTTAAAGCGCCGCTTTAAGGCTGCTAATTAGGCGTCGGAACGCAACCACCCCCCCTCCCCGGGATTCCGGGGGTCTGTCACGTCCACGTCTCCGTTGGGACGACGGCGCACTTTGATGTGGAGCGAGATGTTCACCGTCGCAGTTTGCccgtccttccttccttcccttctCCGTCCGTCTTGCTCCCCGCTTGTTTTCACCTCCACCTGTCACCACCTAAGTTCAGTGAATGTGACCCATTAGTGCAGCCTTTTAATGTGTGGATGACTGCGCTCTCTTTGTTTTGTCCCCACTAAGTGGGGGGATTCTTTATTTTGCCGGGACAAATTGCGACTGGCAGTTGGAGGCGGTTGTCAGACAAGGGGCTAGTGTTAAGGCTGCCTATAATTGGAACGCCGGAgagggaaggaaaaaaacaaaacaaaacaatgagcGGCTTCTGCTCCCCTGTGTTTCTCGCAGCTCTTTGGATGCGGTTCAGTGGCCCAGGCTGTCCTGAGCAAGGGGACTCTGGGGGAGCCCCTGTCCATCCACCTCGGCTTCACTCTGGGACTTATGATGGCTGCCTACATTGCAGGCGGGGTGTCAGGTAAAAAGCATGTcagcaaaaatggaaaaaacccaaaacaaaacatgaagatATTTGATAAGTACTCATTCCCTGACATTGATGCCGATGGACAGATAAGAGTCACCTCGCTTTCGGGATTCTTTTGATAGTCCGTTAACATCACTTATTTTTGTCGGCTAATCTGTCCATACCAGATAAATCATGTCATTAGCTTTTTATATTGCAAAAAACAGGGATATTTAACTctatttttctcccttttttaatttaaaattgtcaaatttaaaaCAGAGAGCAAACCTGGCCTTCCACTTTCCAAAATGTGTATtcattatattcatttaaaaatatatattcacagcatttttgatttaaatacattaaaggacaatttatttgtattaaaatactaatttatatttatagcaaaccagataaaaaaaatattgaaattttattgattttttaaaaaaaaaatacagaccaaatattttttcccttttagttttatttcatgtaaatcatttttatgtcaaatttgagaaaaaaacaattaagtctatttttcattacattttaaaatgttactaAAGTGATGTCAACATTTTGGAATTTTGATCTTGAAATGGGAACAACATAGGGATTTCACACCACCGATGAATGGGGCTCTTTTTTGGCCTTCCTGCAAAAAAAGATCCATCATGTgcatcatgaaattttaaactgtaatcaATGTGAATGCGAAAGCTTTTATCGCGCTATCATCCTTTCAATCCACAAAGGCAATAAAGCTGATATTGAAGTGAGGAGAAGACCGTCATAGTTATCTCACTATTTCTCACTTTGTATTGCTAACTCATTTTCTGCCATCGCcttcaaaatataaaaataatattgaaatacAATAATGGTTAATATGGTATATATGATTAATGTCAGTATTATTGAGACCTGGCCTACGCGGACATATTTTTTGTGGTTACCTAGCGTAGCAAATGTTAACAAAGAGGCCAAAGTGTGATGTCCAGTCATGCTCGCCTTATAAAGAGTTATCTAAATAAGCACACAACATAATTTATTGAGAAAACTCTCCATCTCTTTAATTTAGAACTTTGCAAACTAacactgtgggaaaaaaaagaagagaaaagttGTGCAGTTGTAGCCACAAATTGCAAGCCCACCCAAACTAGGCAAACAAGTGTGATTTCATGCCATGACAAAAcagtggtatttttttttaatattactgGACAAAGTTTCTCATCAAGTTGAGGTCCCAATTGGATTTGTGCACGACGATCGTGGGCTTGACTGGAAGTCGCTGGTGCCGTTGAGTTGCCGTCGTCTCCGTGGTTAATGAGAGTAAGAGCCCGTGAGGCTTGAGAGCACAAGGAGGTTAATATATGGAGGGATTCTGCTGCATGACTGGGCCATCGGACCCCGGGGTCCGCAGCGCAGTGTGAAGCTTCTGTGGGACGACATGTCTGAAGATGATCGTAGGTATTGGACTAATGAGCTTTACTGGGGCAGGGGTCTCCGGAGAAGGTAGGGGGGTCAGGTGTGAGCAGCCTGCCTTTCAAGACGGCCCCCGTCGCCGGGGAGAACACAATCGTCCCCTCATTGTACTTCCCCGTTCGGGACGACACATCCCGGTCACTCTAATGACCCGCGCTCTACGTGTGCCTTAAGCCGCTTGGGCCAGATTATGTCACATGCAATTGGGCCCGCCGCTTTCGCCCCGCTACGTCGCGCCCGGTGTTTGCGAACGGGACGGCCGGGCGAACAATGGCCGCATGCTTGATACCCCCCGGCGGTGTTTGCCAATACCGCAAAACGGAGAGATCCCAGAGTGTTAAATGAATGAGCCCACACTGTCAGCGCAGGACCAAAACATTGGGATGGAATGTTGTTTCGCTCGCcacttttgtttgtgtttcGGAAAAGCGGCATTTTACAATTGGGGGACATTTTGGCTTCAAAATTCTTGAAATAGGTGCCCCTCAGCTACCAAAGGCTTGATTAATTTAGCTCACAGTTGAACATTTGTATTGCTTGATTTCCTTGATATTTCCTGTATTGGCCCAAAATCAGGTGTCTTCAACTCAGGACAGCTTTTTCATTTAAGagagtaaaaagaaaagatttaaCAAATGATTTGGCCCCAACTTAAAATAACGAGCTCCAACTGAACTGACCTGCAGACAATTTTCCGCGCTTGCTTAAATAAGGAGGCAAAATGAAGCCAAAATGACAAGTGAGACAATAAACAAGAATGACAACAAATGAAATCCATTGACCCCAAACAATAAGTGAATCAAATGTTTATTAAAACTCAATAGGCAATGAAAAAATACTCCCAAACAATCATTAAATATACTTGAACATGTCCCCTCTATATCTAAGAGATGCTAGGTCTTACCAAATCCAATTGTCCAGCTTGGTTGTTGCCCTCAAAACAAATAGAGTAAACTTTTAGACACATATGAACTAAAGTGTGCACCCCTcagaaaatgtccaaataaattcATGCCTTAATCTTCACtcataaaatcatttaataataatagtttTAATAGCTGTATATAGTGGTGGCAAAGTATCCACCGCCAATAACTGTTTTTGAAAACATATCcacattttattgatttgaatatATGCATATCTAGTGTTCAAAGTCACAGCAATGATTTTTGTGCTTTACTATTGCAGGAGCACACGTGAACCCCGCAGTCACCTTGGCAATGGTCATGCTGGGGAAGATATCCTGGAAGAAGTTTCCCGTGTATGTTGCCGCGCAGTTTCTAGGGGCTTTTGCTGGGGCCTGCTGTGTTTTTGTCTTGAATTATGGTAAGTTGAAAATGTAATACTGGTTTTTGCTGCACACCGCAAAATACGGGGGAATACtgtggaaaaatatttccgCAGTAGTCCCCGTTTTTGGGGTGTACCACTAAAACTGctaaaaacgggggaatactatgaaaaatatttctgcaGTAATCCCCATTTTTTGGCGTGTACCGCGAAAAACGCTAAAAACGTGggaatactgtgaaaaatatttctgtagTTGTCCCCCATTTTGTGGGGTGTACCACAAAAAACGCTATAAACTGggaatactgtgaaaaatatttccgcAGTAGTCCCCCGTTTTTTGGGGTGTACCGCAAAAACCGCTAAAAATGGGggaatactgtgaaaaatatttctgcaGTAGCCCCCGTTTTTTTGGAGTGTGCCCCTAAAAATGGGGGAatattgtgaaaaatatttctgcGGTAGTCCCCCGTTTTTTGGGGTGTACCGCAAAAAAACGCTAAAAATGGGggaatactgtgaaaaatatttctgtagTAGTCCCCCATTTTGTGGGGTGTACCGCAAATATCGCTAAAAACGGAAtactgtgagaaaaaaaaattgcagtagtctcccgtttttgggggggtgtacCGCCAAAACTGCTAAAACAGGggaatactgtgaaaaatatttccgcAGTAGTCCCCCGTTTTTCACGGGGTTCCCAAAAActgcaaaatgtaaaaaaaaaataacgcaaAAAAGGGGGAATACGTAAACATCTTTGACTGCTTGTGTACCGCAGACGCTTTAATGGAATATAGCAACGGGGAATTTATCGTTACTGGAGAAAATGCCACGGCGGGCATATTTGCTTCCTATCCTGCAAAGCACCTCTCCACGCTCAACGGATTCCTCGACCAGGTAACGATATTATTTCAAACTGTGGTTTGCACTCATTGAAGTCATTAATGGCcgtgacgtccaatctattttgaatgggagaggcagccagtcctcccagtttgaaTGAAATGGATGTTAATCCTTGCCAATGGCACGCAAAGAAGATGATGAATGATTcgtcatttaaaagaaaaagtatgTTTACAGTTATGTCATCGAAATCTATTGGCCACTTATGTGGACATTTTGGGTAATGTAATAGTATAccaaatgtaaatattgtgAACTCCTTGAACCAATTTGCGATGCTGTGTTGGCGGGGGTaggttttctaaaaaaaaatagccacttGGCCTATAAAGTTAATGAcagcttgttattgtttttacctGTGCCAAAGTCATTTGGGTTGGCTTGATATGTATACTGTGTATATTCAGGGTTactccaaatatatttttccaagtTAGCATATGGTTTGCAAGTGCTCTTGTTCTATTTGGAATTATTGATGATAAAGAGTGCATACACTGTCTTGTATATAGGAGCTACTAGAGCATGCAAGCAACCATGCACGCGAGCGCACTGTACACTCGGTGCACTCGTGGGCATAAATGTTCATGTCAATGTGACGTGCTTGCTGATGAGTGAACAATTCTTTGCAGTGCTGAAAATAGATATCACGTGTCCTGGATGTGATTGTACCGTTTTTTCCAACCACTTAGGAGAACATGTATTTTTTAGGCATGCACCAAAATGCTAATTCTTGTCAGAAACCTCCCCaagagtgtttaaaaaaacacaggcCCAAAGCCCACACAATTAGGCCAATTATTATTCCGatgattgaaataaaataattcctAATGCTTAGAAATACAAAAACATGAATTTGATTGTATTTATTTGGTACTGACAACAACGCACAACCTAAAGTAAGATTACTATATTTTCCGGacgttatatatttttttctctgtccaCCAAATGGAAGATGGTAAGACTCAAAGAGGTTGCGGAAGAAGTTTCAGTGTTGAGTTTATTCATGAGTCACTTTGAAAATGTTTCTCGTGTCAGGTGGCGGGAAGCGCTGCGTTGATCCTGTGCATCCTGGCCATAACTGACTCGCGGAACCTCGGCGCCCCCAAAGGCATGGAGCCTCTGTGCATCGGCGTGATCATCCTCGCCATCGGCGTGTCCATGGGCTTGAACTGCGGCTATCCCATCAATCCCGCGCGAGACCTTAGCCCGCGATTCTTCACGGCTGTGGCCGGATGGGGAGGAGATGTCTTCAGGTAAGTCATCACATACACTactacagtggcggtccgtgaatttcctagcgacgccttcagctgtcggaatcaatccaaccctcaaaaactattttatggctataaaacctctactgcagctacagctgtgacacacacaaaaatcatcaataataacctcatacaattgaaatattatttaggaatatagccatattttactcaccaaaaatcattttacctgtacacaatatccatcctcctttctttcctccttcttttctatggccatcaaagctaatgctggaagtcgagcctgtcctgttgtatttctggcatatgtttttattcgatttagtgctgaaaatgttccttcccggttgtgacaggcttgcttgctttggggttgtccgacctttcttaatgatgtccagcttttttcttgaaaagtccatcttgaaaatggctttgacagtaaatctgcaaacaaatcaatttcttctcctccttcagccattgcgggttgacaaaaccactattaaatcaacacaacaatatatttgcttgtgcagctcgctccagatacagtttgctagctctggctcgtccactctatcactagccaatcatagttggtgaaagcgatgacgtatccctatgcctgcgagaaggccttggtgtcaccaaatcgaattctgattggttaaagcaacagtcttatcgacgcttgtttaatgcagcagagcctgcagaactgattgtaaaggccttgaggcagatttctgaccctggcaacaaataatggctgaaatgtgat from Stigmatopora argus isolate UIUO_Sarg chromosome 2, RoL_Sarg_1.0, whole genome shotgun sequence carries:
- the aqp9b gene encoding aquaporin-9b, encoding MESERRRKWKARFALRRDILKEFLAEFLGIFVLILFGCGSVAQAVLSKGTLGEPLSIHLGFTLGLMMAAYIAGGVSGAHVNPAVTLAMVMLGKISWKKFPVYVAAQFLGAFAGACCVFVLNYDALMEYSNGEFIVTGENATAGIFASYPAKHLSTLNGFLDQVAGSAALILCILAITDSRNLGAPKGMEPLCIGVIILAIGVSMGLNCGYPINPARDLSPRFFTAVAGWGGDVFRAGGCWWWIPVFGPMVGGAVGAAIYFLFIELHHAEPKQQEENNGQQKYEIITLT